A window from Enterocloster bolteae encodes these proteins:
- a CDS encoding RNA polymerase sigma factor: MEPNRREFIKQCAFQKFCNTVLHNEACDAHKELHRHKAREITFSDLTLEEARQLHTFDEYFKGEIAFERAGKKITPKLLLEAIRTLPEEKRKAVLLYYFEGMNDTEIAELFDTSRSTIQYRRTSSFELLKKYLEENADEWDEW, from the coding sequence GTGGAACCTAATCGCAGGGAGTTTATAAAACAGTGCGCTTTCCAGAAGTTTTGTAATACGGTACTGCACAATGAAGCGTGTGACGCTCACAAAGAGCTGCACAGGCATAAGGCAAGGGAGATTACCTTTTCCGACTTGACCTTAGAAGAAGCGCGGCAGCTTCATACCTTTGATGAATATTTCAAAGGGGAAATCGCCTTTGAAAGAGCCGGGAAGAAAATCACGCCGAAGCTGCTTCTTGAAGCAATCCGTACTTTGCCGGAAGAAAAGCGCAAAGCCGTACTCCTGTACTATTTCGAGGGAATGAACGACACCGAGATTGCGGAGCTGTTCGATACGTCGAGAAGCACGATACAGTACAGGCGGACAAGCTCTTTTGAGCTGCTAAAAAAATATCTGGAGGAAAATGCTGATGAATGGGACGAATGGTAA
- a CDS encoding helix-turn-helix domain-containing protein, producing MNGTNGNEPGYPEKALVPYPVILAATKGDPDAMKIVLQHFSGYIARLSMRKLYDERGNVYFGVDHDIRERLQAKLMMAVLTFKAEE from the coding sequence ATGAATGGGACGAATGGTAACGAACCCGGCTACCCGGAAAAAGCCCTTGTTCCCTATCCTGTCATTTTGGCAGCGACAAAGGGCGACCCGGACGCTATGAAGATTGTCTTGCAGCATTTCAGCGGCTACATAGCCCGCCTCTCCATGCGGAAGCTGTACGACGAGCGCGGGAACGTCTATTTTGGCGTAGACCACGACATTCGGGAACGGCTGCAAGCAAAACTGATGATGGCTGTCCTCACCTTTAAGGCAGAGGAATAA